Part of the Clostridium cylindrosporum DSM 605 genome is shown below.
CATATTTTAATTTACTATATTTTAAGTTATTCTCTAAAGATGAGGTTTATTACATTGGAGGAAATGAAGCTCTTCCTCCACCACTGACAAGTGAAGAGGAAAAAGACTTAGTTGAAAAACTAAGACTTGGGGATGAAGAAATCAGAAGCGTTTTAATTGAGAGGAACCTAAGACTTGTTGTTTACATAGCCAGAAAATTTGAAAATACAGGTATAAGTGTTGAGGATTTAATATCTATAGGAACAATAGGACTTATAAAGGCAGTAAATACATTTGATCCACAAAAGAATATAAAACTTGCTACATATGCTTCAAGATGTATAGAAAATGAAATATTAATGTATCTAAGAAGAAATAGTAAGATAAGGGCAGAAATATCATTTGATGAGCCTTTAAACGTTGATTGGGACGGAAATGAGCTATTGTTATCAGATATACTAGGAACAGAGAATGACCTGATATATCATGAAATTGAATCAGAGGTTGAAAAGGAACTACTTCAAAATGCTATGGGAAGATTAAATAGTCGTGAAAAACAAATAATGGAGTTAAGGTTTGGTCTTCAAGGTGGAGGTGAAAAAACACAAAAAGAGGTTGCTGATATTCTTGGTATATCACAATCCTACATATCAAGACTAGAGAAGAGAATTATCAAAAGGCTTAAAAAAGAGATTAATAAAATGATATAGGAAAATTTGGTAGAGCATCTCCGGTATAAAAAAATCCCTAAAAGGAAATAATTTTAATACAACTATTACTGAAGGGGATGAGATGACCTATGATGATTAATAAAGTTGAAATCTGTGGAGTTAACACATCAAAGTTACCTGTTTTAAAGGCAGATAAAATGAAAGAGCTTATGTTAAAGATTAGACAAGGCGATGAAGCTGCAAGAGAGGAATTTATACAGGGTAATCTGAGACTTGTTTTAAGTGTCATACAAAGATTCAACAATAGAGGAGAGAACTTAGATGATCTATTTCAAGTAGGCTGTATAGGGCTTATTAAGGCAATAGATAATTTTGACTTAAGTCAAAATGTAAGATTCTCTACATATGCTGTTCCTATGGTAATTGGTGAGATAAGAAGATATCTTAGAGATAACAACTCTATTAGAGTTAGTAGATCTTTAAGGGACATAGCATATAAGGCCCTTCAAGTAAGAGAAAGGTTAATTAGCAAAAATAATAAGGAACCTAACATATCACAAATAGCTAAGGAACTAGATCTCCCAAGAGAAGAGGTATACTTTGCACTAGATGCTATACAAGACCCTGTATCATTATTTGAACCTATTTATCATGATGGAGGAGATGCCATATTTGTAATGGATCAAATAAGCGATAGTAAAAATCATGATGAGAGCTGGATTGAGAATATTTCCATTAAGCAAGCAATACAACGATTAAATAATAGAGAAAAGCATATACTTAATCTAAGATTTTTTGAAGGAAAAACCCAAATGGAAGTTGCACAGGAGATAGGAATATCTCAAGCTCAGGTATCAAGACTGGAAAAAACTGCATTATCTCATATGAGAAAATACCTATAACTTAATATAGAATTTAATAAGCTAGAATTTTCTAGCTTATTTTTTATGTCGAAGTTTTAAATTATTTTACATATACTATTTTATTTTTAAATAATACTTTACATATTCTTAGCATATAATTTTATAGGAGGTGCTGGGCATGGATTTAAGAGAAGAGAAAAATAAACTTTTACTATCAGAACTTAAAAGTATGGAAGTTATAGATATATCAGAGGGGAAAAGACTTGGGTTTATTGGAGATATAATATTCGATGAAGACCTTACATATATAAAATCATTTGTGATACCATATCAAAGCGGAATTTTTTCTGTATTTAAAAAAAGAGAAGAGTTAGAGATAAAATGGGAGCAAATCAAAGTTATTGGTGTTGACATAATGCTTGTAGATTTATTAAATGAAAATGCAAATGTTGATTAAGATACATATATGGAGAATATGAAAGGAAAACAATGATATACTTATTAATCCCCGATTTAATATTAATAATATAGAAATTTAAAGTTAGACTACACTATATATAGTTGTTATAATTATCAATGTTACTAAATATTGAGGTAAATCTACTGATTGTAGATACTATATATAGTGTTTGGAGATGATTTATATTGAGGTGTCCATTTTGTGGGAATGTAGAAACTAAGGTATTAGACTCTAGACCAACAGAGGATAGTGCTTCTATTAGAAGAAGAAGAGAATGTTTAAATTGCTTAAAAAGATTTACTACATATGAGAAAATTGAAGATATACCAGTATACGTAATTAAAAAAGACGGAACTCGAGAGCCATTTAGTAAAAGAAAAATACTAAATGGTGTTTTAAGGTCATGCGAAAAAAGACCTGTATCAATTTCAGATATTGAAAGTCTAGTAGATGAAATTGAAAGACATGTACAAAATACAATGAATAGAGAAATTAGTAGTAACTATATAGGGGAAATAGTTATGGAAAAAATTAAAAAGTTAGATGATGTAGCTTATGTAAGATTTGCTTCCGTATATAAACAGTTTAAGGATATAAATACATTTTTAAATGAGCTGCATAAGATACTAGAGGAAAAATAAAGGAGTGCATTAAATGGTTACACAAATTAGAAAAAGAGATGGAAGATTAGTTAATTTTAGTAAGGAGAAAATAGCTAGAGCAATATTTTTAGCTGCCCAAGGTGTAGGTGGATCAGATTTTAAGACAGCTGAATTTTTAGCAGAAAAAGTTATATCATATCTTTTAGGATCTCTAACATATGGAGATGTTCCAGGGGTTGAGGATGTACAAGATGCAGTTGAGAAGGTTTTAATAGAAGAGGGACATGCAAAAACAGCAAAAGCATATATTTTACACAGAAATAAGAGGACAAGGTATAGAGAAGCAAAGTCGGAACTTATGGATGTAGTTAGAGAAATTCTTGTTGAGACTAGCAGAGAAAATGCGAATATTGGTAACTCACCATCAGCAAAAATGCTTCAAATTGCATCGGCTGCAAGTAAACAATATTATTTGAATAACATTATTCCAGAGGATATGGCAAAGGCTCACACTAGTTGTGATGTTCATATACATGACCTTGATTTTTATGGTAAAACTATTAACTGTCTTCAAATAGACCTTGGTAAACTATTAGAAACAGGTTTTAATACAGGATATGGCTATATAAGACCACCTAAGAGAATAGCCTCAGCAACTGCTCAATCTGCTATTATTCTTCAAAGTAACCAAAATGATATGTTCGGCGGGCAAAGTTTTCCTCATTTTGATAAATCAATGGCAGATGTAATAAGAAAATTAGATGTAAAGCCTGAATACAATGAAGTATTTCAAGCTATGGAAGCACTTGTTTATAATCTAAACAGTATGCATTCAAGAGCGGGAGCACAAGTTCCTTTTAGTAGTATAAATCTTGGTACAGATACAACTGAAGAGGGAAGAATGGTTATAAAGGCTATGCTTGAAGCTTTTGATAAGGGCCTTGGAAAAGGAGAAAGTCCTATTTTCCCAAACCTTGTATTTAGGGTTAA
Proteins encoded:
- the sigE gene encoding RNA polymerase sporulation sigma factor SigE produces the protein MINIRSYFNLLYFKLFSKDEVYYIGGNEALPPPLTSEEEKDLVEKLRLGDEEIRSVLIERNLRLVVYIARKFENTGISVEDLISIGTIGLIKAVNTFDPQKNIKLATYASRCIENEILMYLRRNSKIRAEISFDEPLNVDWDGNELLLSDILGTENDLIYHEIESEVEKELLQNAMGRLNSREKQIMELRFGLQGGGEKTQKEVADILGISQSYISRLEKRIIKRLKKEINKMI
- a CDS encoding YlmC/YmxH family sporulation protein, giving the protein MDLREEKNKLLLSELKSMEVIDISEGKRLGFIGDIIFDEDLTYIKSFVIPYQSGIFSVFKKREELEIKWEQIKVIGVDIMLVDLLNENANVD
- the nrdR gene encoding transcriptional regulator NrdR is translated as MRCPFCGNVETKVLDSRPTEDSASIRRRRECLNCLKRFTTYEKIEDIPVYVIKKDGTREPFSKRKILNGVLRSCEKRPVSISDIESLVDEIERHVQNTMNREISSNYIGEIVMEKIKKLDDVAYVRFASVYKQFKDINTFLNELHKILEEK
- the sigG gene encoding RNA polymerase sporulation sigma factor SigG; this encodes MMINKVEICGVNTSKLPVLKADKMKELMLKIRQGDEAAREEFIQGNLRLVLSVIQRFNNRGENLDDLFQVGCIGLIKAIDNFDLSQNVRFSTYAVPMVIGEIRRYLRDNNSIRVSRSLRDIAYKALQVRERLISKNNKEPNISQIAKELDLPREEVYFALDAIQDPVSLFEPIYHDGGDAIFVMDQISDSKNHDESWIENISIKQAIQRLNNREKHILNLRFFEGKTQMEVAQEIGISQAQVSRLEKTALSHMRKYL